GCTCTGTTCTTCCACCGGGAAGGGTGAGGAGATCCACTTCACTCATCTATACCACCCTGTTCATCTCCTTTAATCCTTCACTCCATTTTCAATTCAGACAGAATTTTCTGAAAGCTATAAAAGATATCAGAGATGTTTTATTACAGACGTCTTTGTGATGACTCTGTCCCCCAACATGCTTCCATGATGATGTTTAATGTCTCGGTAGTATTTGTGGAACAGTATGAGTTTGGAGTTCTCAGGATCAGGATTTCCATGTCCTTGTTTTCTTAGAGAAGGAGTTTAGAAAGAAGTGCAGGATTGGAGATGATTGCGATGAAGGTCATCTCCATGATGGTcattgtttaactttttttctgCCGCTTCTCTGCAactcttttactttatttattaatctctctctctctctctctctctctctctctctctctctctctctctctctctctctctcattcttctgCAGATCGAAGACGGTGTCTGAGTGTCCGGATTATAAAACAGCCGGCCCGAACTCGTGTTTCTTCAACAGGAGCGACACGATTCTCTGGGAGTATTATTACATCACCGTGGAGGCCAAAAACCCGGCGGGCACGAGCACTTCAGAGACCACCGTGGTGGACGTGGCCTACATCGGTACgccttcatcttcatcaccccCATTTCATCTCTCATGTATActacaaataaattacaaacaaatatgAACATGTTAAATCTTTTAAAACGAATAAATagctcataaataaaacactttctaaaatataaaccaGAAGGAACAGAAACAAGTAGgatgaggagaggaggaagtgaggatgagtggaggagaggaggaaaagtGGAGAGGAGGAAGTGAGgatgagtggaggagaggaggaaaagtggagagaataaataaatcaatataaattaagaaataaattaagaaaaaaatcaataaatgtaaataaataaatatatataatgtatataataaataataataaaaatattttttattaaaattgctgcttataataatttaaatatgtaaataattggaaaaaaagtacatagatttttttaattctctttgTAGCATTTCAGCATTTAGTCaacttttccttccttttttctttctctctttctatttttcttttatatgttcttttttaatttaactttttatcatttgtctttcatatatatatatatatcttctcttctcttctcttctcttctcttctcttctcttctcttctcttctcttctcttctctctcttctcttctcttctcttctcttctcttctcttctcttctcttctcttctcttctcttctcttctcagtTCAGTTTTTTAAGTTTCATTAACATGCCCCCCCTCTCTGCAGTTCAGCCCAACACTCCTGAGAGTGTGAACgtggaggtgttggatgatggTGACATTAAAACTCCGTTCCTGCATGTGACGTGGGAGAAGCCGCAATCTGCAGACACTCGCTCGGGCTGGATCACGCTCATCTACCAGCTCCGCGTTAAACTGGCCAAAGGAGACACCTGGCAGGTGGGTCCAGGGGAAATTACtgttaccatagtaacatccagttaCAGCTGTTGTAGACATTCCCTAATGACCATTAAGGAGGTTTGCATGTGATGGAACGTCTATGTTGAATGTGGGGATTTTAAATGAGAAATAGAACGAGaaacagcaccaggagttaaactccaacagcttcattataaGTGGAGACATGGCTCAAATGACTGTAATCTTCTGCCACTAGTTTATCTGTGTGGGGTAGAAGGTGATTATCCACGGCTTGGTGGGAGACCTTACATCGTTATAAAGCTCTCTGCTTCACCTCAggaccttcttcacctccacatgcTGAATTATCACTTAGTTTACTCAGAGAGTCTCCAGACTTTGGTGTCTACACACATGCTGCGTTATTCTCAAACCTGAGGTGCATTTAGACTTGAAGCTTTGTTTGATACTGATGCTTGAATGATGCTAAACTGGAGGtgatgtggttttgtgtgtgtgtgtgtgtgtgtgtgtgtgtgtgtgtgtgtgtgcaggagtaCGACGCCGGTATGCAGAAAAACTACAACCTGTTCAGCCTGCTCTCAGGGAAAGAGTATATGGTGCAGGTTCGCTGTAAACCGGATCATGGCTTCTGGAGCGAATGGACCAATCCCGTTTACGCACAAATGCCTGAGTGTAAGAGAACATCATCAGTTCTGCTCCTGTATTGAGCATGACATCTGTTTTGTAAAAACCTTTGAGTCaattacattatacacattatacattataccgTCTAAAAGCTGATATTTACCCGAGAATCAGATACAAAATATTTGCATAATGAGCATCAATTAGGGATCGATTAAGGATCGAACCGGCATGAAGTCAGCTTTAGAGATGCAGAAGAACGTCTGCTGTAAACAGCACTGACTCGAACACCTCAAAGCTGAGGGAAAAGTCTACTGATATAACACTGTATTATTAAACTTGATGTTCAAGCGCCACTAGGGGACGTGGTAGCTCTTTGTGTAAGATCTTGGTCAATGGTTCAAATCACAGcaaaaccaagctgccactgctgggcccctgagtgaggcccttaaccttcacctgctcagatgtataaataagataattgtcgctgcagaagagcatctgccgaatgcacacacacacacacacacacacacacacacaccttttaccatttacattttacacaatataAGCCACATGCACAGACAGACTGATTCTATCTGCGCAGTGTCTAATCCCCTCTGATGTGATCTGATCTGaccttctgttttattttatcaggGTTTATTGCCTACTTTCACACTGACTGAGGTCACCGTGCACCTGCTCACCGCAAACTgtttacacccacacacacacacgcacgcacgcacgcacgcacgcacgcacacacacacacacacacacacacacacacacacacacactgtatattgtactgtttgataaaaaaagtaatgtatttaaatgtattatttatttgttttacagacTTGGACAAGGAGCGATCCGTGTGGATCCTGGTGGGGGTTATCTCAGCCTTcgtcctcctcatcctcacctGGACCATAAACCTTAAGCGGAAGAGGTGAGTCTCAGTAAGAAGGTGTGGCTTCAGACTCTGATtcagattttttaataaataaaaagtgatttgaaaacaattttttgtgtttagtttgAAGCACTGCCTGCTGCCTCCTGTTCCTGGCCCCAAAATCAAAGGCTTTGATCAACAGCTGCtcaaagtaacacacacacacacacacacacacacacacacacacacacacacacacacacagaaccaatataataataattctacatGCTGTTGTGTTCATGATCTGTTCAAactcttcatttatttaatttgttaattaattaattaatcagctcattaactcTAATTACAAGTTCATTattgatacacagctgtataatGAACTGTATAATCTCAGCCATAGCTCATTaactcccccacacacacacaaattcctaTTGGCTGATTATTAATCTACAAGTTCTAACTgctaattaatgaattaatgatttACTGAAGTATCAGATAGTTAGTTGTTTAATTCATCATTACTCCTCCTTTCTTCATGACAGAGCGGGAAATCAGAGGAAGTGTTTAACGCGCTGGTGATCCACAGTTTCCCGCCGACGCACTACGAGGAGCTGCTCGTCGATTATCTAGAGGTTAATGACGATGACGAGAATCTCGACATGATTATGGACTCCAAAGTTCCTCCAGTCGCATCAGTGAAGTCCATGAGCACATCGTCGGATGGCGATTCAGGTCGCGGAAGCTGCGACAGCCGAACCCTGCTGATAGACAAGAGCACAGAGGGAAGGAATGTGGGCGGAGCCAGCCAGACAGGATGGGTATCCATGGAACCCTGTTATCCGATCAAAAAAGAAGGAAATCCACAGATCTGGAATAACGTCTTCTCATCACCTTTACATCCTGAACATCACTATTATCAGCAGGATCTTTATTTACAGCAGGCACAAGACTCCAAATGTACCTATCACAACGTTCCAGAGATTTTGTGCATCTCTTCATCCGTCCAAATCTGGAGAACTCCTGAAAATCGTCTAGGAGAGCATCTGGAAAAACCCAGATTATGCGGACATTCTCGGTCTGACAGCACGGATGCAGTGGAGCCCGGGGCCACAGAATATCAAACCACGGAATACGTCGAAGTCCAGACGGTGGACCAGGAGAACGTTCTCCACGTCCAACCATTTACTGACTACGAGGAGCGAAATCAGGAGCTCAGAGACTCATCCTCTGGTGAGAATTATAGTAAGGTGCAGGATGTGATCTCGGATAATCTCCTGCTCCTGCAAAGGAATCTGAGCAGAGAATCGCAGCACACCATGGATTGCCAAGCGCCAACACTTCAGCAGGAGAACCATCAATCGTGTAAAGCCAACGCCATCCTGTCCTCATCCTCCATAATGGATCTGGGGAACGGATACGTTGACTCGACCACGATGATCTCCTAGGGTTAGGATTTCCAAAATGACAGGGACAAAAGCAATCCTGGAACAGGAAATCTAAATCCAGGTGCCATCAGTGGTTCTGAACATTCTCAGAAGGATCTGAGAAGATAATCAGAATGTGCTTCAGACCCAAAGCTCTTGAAGTGCGTCTTCAGGTTTCTGCCGGGTTTCGAGGAGTTTTCCTCAAGAGACACAGAATGAATTCTCAAATCCAATGTTCTCTTTCAGAGCATGCAGAAGGTGACCATCTAAACAACGTTTGAGCGACtttgattattatatatttttatatagttttatactttaatcTGTTAGCGGGGTGTTTTCTgatttgggatttttttgttctgtCAGTTATCAGTTAATCTTTACCAGTTATTTGTTGCTGTTATCAACtcataaatgtacttttttatttgaacCTTTTCATTAATGTAAATTTATTTACACAACAAATATGATACAATTCTGAttctacactatattgccaaaagtttgtggacactgattataagattgctatgtgcttctttttgaacatcccatttcacatttggtctctatttgctgtaagagctccactcttctgggaagatgttccacgagattttgtgaagatttgagCTTTAaaggtgttattaaagtcaggtacggatgtaggtgaggtgaggaggtctggggtgcagtaaacattcacattcattgcttaatagagttggagctctgtagcaggagatcttcctctccaacttAAATTATTGTTCAGTGAAAATGTTTAACAGTATCAGAAAAATGGGCGGAGCTTAAAATCAAATTTTGATAAGTTCAAGATGAGGTACACAagcggataaaaaaaaacagcaaaaaaaaaaaattatacggttgatatttgtttattttttttcataatcttGTGGAAATGTTCTGAAGTTCTgacattttgtataattattatttttagttaaaTGCAAATGATGCACTTCATTTGATGCTGTTCTGCTTCATCTACTGGTAAAAAAATTCTCATTTCAAATTGAATGGATCAGAACTTCAGAACCCACTAACATGAGGCACTTAATGCACCTGAATCACTGTGGGTTTGGGTTCCAGCTTATGGAATGATTGTGATTTGCACTGGAATAACCACATCTGTGtttgaatgttttatgttttttatttctgatcgaGGTCAAATCACACAAAGAATTTCCTTAACATTCTCTAGAACTGCTGCAGCACAGCAACATTTCCATATTTCAGTGATCTCAAGATCATCAAATCCTTTTGATTCTGTGGAAAAGTTTAATGCctcctttatttttataacaaataaaaaagttttactcTGAACTCTGAATTTTTATATGGTGAAACACCCCCAGTTTtatgatgtttttcttttcttttttaaggtaaatttttttaaaaacaacttttttcttctcttttttcttcacttcaacACTGCTGTAGACGTCTCTTGATTTTGTAAACGCAATAATTTTTTCGCACAAATCTCAATAAATCGAGACATTTAGATATCTATCACCAAATATGATTtttctataattaaaaaaaaaattgactgcTTTATTTGGAAACAAGAAATCtaatattaatgtaaaacttaatgtaaaaaatatatttttgtaaaaaaaaaaaattaattgaaaagaaattggagtattttattttaactttgtaTTTTGAAATcgtattttattaatattattattattattattattaatattattattactattattattattattattattactattattattattattattactattattaatattattattattattattactattattattattattattattattattattattattatatattttaaattatgtgGTATGGAGATGAGTAGTGATGTTTActgatgtgtacagatgtggtATGGATATGTGTActgatgtgtatagatgtggtATGAAGATGTGTActgatgtgtacagatgtggtATGAAGATGTGTACTGACGAGTACTGATGTGTActgatgtgtacagatgtggtATGGAGATGTGTACTGATTAGTACTGATGTGTACTTATGTGTACACATGTGGTATGGAGATGTGTACTGAAGTGATATGGAGATGTGTACTCATGAGTACTGATGTATACAGATGTAGTATGGATTTGTGTACTGATGGGTACAGATGTGGTATGGAGATGTGTACTGATGAGTACTGATGTGTACAGATGTAGTATGGATTTGTGTACTGATGGGTACAGATGTGGTATGGAGATGTGTACTGATGAGTACTGATGTGTACAGATGTAGTATGGATTTGTGTACTGATGGGTACAGATGTGGTATGGAGATGTGTACTGATGAGTACTGATGTATACAGATGTAGTATGGATTTGTGTACTGATGGGTACAGATGTGGTATGGAGATGTGTACTGATGAGTACTGATGTGTACAGATGTAGTATGGATTTGTGTACTGATGGGTACAGATGTGGTATGGAGATGTGTACTGATGAGTACTGATGTGTACAGATGTAGTATGGATTTGTGTACTGATGGGTACAGATGTGGTATGGAGATGTGTACTGATGAGTACTGATGTGTACAGATGTAGTATGGATGTGTACTGATGGGTACAGATGTGGTATGGAGATGTGTACTGATGAGTActgatgtgtacagatgtggtATGGATGTGTACTGATGGGTACAGATGTGGTATGGAGATGTGTACTGATGAGTACTGATGTGTACAGATGTAGTATGGATTTGTGTACTGATGGGTACAGATGTGGTATGGAGATGTGTACTGATGAGTACTGATGTGTACAGATGTAGTATGGATTTGTGTACTGATGGGTACAGATGTGGTATGGAGATGTGTACTGATGAGTACTGATGTATACAGATGTAGTATGGATTTGTGTACTGATGGGTACAGATGTGGTATGGAGATGTGTACTGATGAGTACTGATGTGTACAGATGTAGTATGGAGATGTGTACTGATGTGGTATGGAGATGTGTActgatgtgtacagatgtggtATGGAGATGTGTACTGATGAGTActgatgtgtacagatgtggtatggagatgtgtactgatgtgtacagatgtggtatggagatgtgtactgatgtggtatggagatgtgtactgatgtgtacagatgtggtATGGAGATGTGTACTGATGTGATATGGAGATGTGTACTGATGTGGTATGGAGATGTGTACTGATGTGTACAGATATGGTATGGATATGTGTACTGATGAGTActgatgtgtacagatgtggtATGGAGATGTGTACTGATGAGTActgatgtgtacagatgtggtATGGAGATGTGTACTGATGTGATATGGAGATGTGTACTGATGTGGTATGGAGATGTGTActgatgtgtacagatgtggtatggagatgtgtactgatgtggtatggagatgtgtactgatgtgtacagatgtggtgtggagatgtggtgtgtatgtgttcacATGTAAAGCTCCAGCATTTTGACTGTAATGTTTGAACTCACAGTTAATCATTTATTAACAGATTAAGAAAGTGAATTATTAATGTTGCTTTGAAACACAAAATCAACtcagttgaataaaaataataaaaatgcagggTTCCAGATGTTTGTATGGATTGTACACAGGAAATCATTAGATTTCTTTGATCACTGAGACGAATACCTGAAGCTGATCCGATCACCACACTGATTTCTTCCGAACTTCAAAATTCTGCTTTATCTCACTGTGGtcatttttattgctgtgtGTATTTTCCTGCTGCTTTTTGCTCGCCAAGGCCTCGATCCTCTTTCTGACAGCGTTGGTCAGAGGATCTTAATTGGAGCATAAACTGCACTGTTTATGATGTAGAATGACGAATGAAGAATCTCTGTGACTGCTACGATGTTGTGGATTATTTTCACTGatgtaaatatatgaataataaataaataaataaatgaatgtacagtatCTAACAAAattaagtgcacccctcacagcAAGCATTTTAGTATTTTCTCAAGTGACaacattatagaaataaaacttggatatactttatAGTAG
This Silurus meridionalis isolate SWU-2019-XX chromosome 15, ASM1480568v1, whole genome shotgun sequence DNA region includes the following protein-coding sequences:
- the prlra gene encoding prolactin receptor a isoform X1, with protein sequence MMRLVSRQIVVLILVFSSSVVEGLQTPAQPRLISCRSPEKETFTCWWEPGDDGDLNTTYALFFHREGSKTVSECPDYKTAGPNSCFFNRSDTILWEYYYITVEAKNPAGTSTSETTVVDVAYIVQPNTPESVNVEVLDDGDIKTPFLHVTWEKPQSADTRSGWITLIYQLRVKLAKGDTWQEYDAGMQKNYNLFSLLSGKEYMVQVRCKPDHGFWSEWTNPVYAQMPEYLDKERSVWILVGVISAFVLLILTWTINLKRKSLKHCLLPPVPGPKIKGFDQQLLKSGKSEEVFNALVIHSFPPTHYEELLVDYLEVNDDDENLDMIMDSKVPPVASVKSMSTSSDGDSGRGSCDSRTLLIDKSTEGRNVGGASQTGWVSMEPCYPIKKEGNPQIWNNVFSSPLHPEHHYYQQDLYLQQAQDSKCTYHNVPEILCISSSVQIWRTPENRLGEHLEKPRLCGHSRSDSTDAVEPGATEYQTTEYVEVQTVDQENVLHVQPFTDYEERNQELRDSSSGENYSKVQDVISDNLLLLQRNLSRESQHTMDCQAPTLQQENHQSCKANAILSSSSIMDLGNGYVDSTTMIS
- the prlra gene encoding prolactin receptor a isoform X2; this encodes MMRLVSRQIVVLILVFSSSVVGLQTPAQPRLISCRSPEKETFTCWWEPGDDGDLNTTYALFFHREGSKTVSECPDYKTAGPNSCFFNRSDTILWEYYYITVEAKNPAGTSTSETTVVDVAYIVQPNTPESVNVEVLDDGDIKTPFLHVTWEKPQSADTRSGWITLIYQLRVKLAKGDTWQEYDAGMQKNYNLFSLLSGKEYMVQVRCKPDHGFWSEWTNPVYAQMPEYLDKERSVWILVGVISAFVLLILTWTINLKRKSLKHCLLPPVPGPKIKGFDQQLLKSGKSEEVFNALVIHSFPPTHYEELLVDYLEVNDDDENLDMIMDSKVPPVASVKSMSTSSDGDSGRGSCDSRTLLIDKSTEGRNVGGASQTGWVSMEPCYPIKKEGNPQIWNNVFSSPLHPEHHYYQQDLYLQQAQDSKCTYHNVPEILCISSSVQIWRTPENRLGEHLEKPRLCGHSRSDSTDAVEPGATEYQTTEYVEVQTVDQENVLHVQPFTDYEERNQELRDSSSGENYSKVQDVISDNLLLLQRNLSRESQHTMDCQAPTLQQENHQSCKANAILSSSSIMDLGNGYVDSTTMIS